The Camelina sativa cultivar DH55 chromosome 16, Cs, whole genome shotgun sequence sequence TATACACAATGTTTTAAAGAGGAAGAGATTTGTTTTAATGCTGGATGACATATGGGAGGAGGTGGATTTAGAAGCCCTTGGAATTCCGTTTCCAACCAGAGAAAATGGATGCAAAGTAGCATTCACCACTCCTTCTAGAGAGGTATGTGGGCGGATGGGGGATCATGACGCAATGGAAATCAAATGTTTGGAACGAGATGAAGCATGGGAGTTGTTTAAGAGCAAAGTCGGAGACAATACATTAAGATGAGATCCAGGCATTGTCAAGCTAGCAAGAAGGGTTGCTGATAAGTGTCGTGGTCTGCCTCTAGCGCTTAATGTCATTGGTAAGGCAATGGCATCTAAAACAACGGTACGAGAATGGGAGCATGCAATCGATGTTTTGACAAGATCTGCTGCAGAGTTTTCTTCTgacatggaaaataaaattcttcCAGTTCTGAAGTTCAGCTATGATAGCTTGGGGGATGAACAAATCCAGTCGTGTTTCTTATATTGTGCTCTGTTTCCAGAAGATGAAACGGTACATGTTGAGGATTTGATACAATTATGGATATGCGAGGGATTCCTTGGGGGATACCAAGTTATAAAAGAAGTGTATAATAAGGGTTATGCAATGCTTGGTACCCTTATCCGTGCAAATTTGCTGACAGAGTTTAGTACCGGATATGTTGTAATGCATGACGTGGTTCGCCAAATGGCTCTGTGGATTGCATCCGGTTTCGGGAAGCAGAAAGACACATTTGTTGTGCAAGCAAACGTCGGATTAGTTGAAATACCAAAAGTCAAGGATTGGGGAGCTGTGAGAAGGATGTCATTAATGAAGAATAAGATTAAAGAGATTACATGCAGTTCCAAATGTTCTGAACTAACAACTCTGTTCCTAAAAGAGAATCAGTTGAAGAATCTATCAGGTGAATTCATACGGTCTATGCAAAAGCTAGTTGTTTTTGGATCTGTCAGGTAATGAAAACTTGAGTGAACTTCCAGAGCAGATATCAGAGCTGGTCTCCTTGCAGTATCTTGACTTGTCTTATACAAGTATAGAGAAACTGCCGGTTGGTCTCCAAGAGTTGAAAAAGCTAACTCACCTGATTTTACATGCTACAAGGAAACTTTGCAGTATCAGTGGGATATCAAGGTTGCTGAGTTTAAGAGTGTTGAGTCTGTTTGGATCTAATGTTCATGGAGATGTTAGTTTATTAAAGGAGCTGCAGCTCTTGGAGAAACTACAAGTTCTAATGATAACGGTATCGGCTGAGTTAAGTTTGGCGCATATATTATTAGGGGATCAAAGGTTAAGAAACTGCATAACTTATCTGGAGATTATCGATTTTCAAGAAAAGCCACTCGATTTATCATCCCTGGAGAGTATTGAGAATCTTTGTAAGCTATTCGTGACAAGTAGCCATGTCTCGGATATTAATAATAATCCGACAATTCAGTTATGCTTTACCAACATCTCAACAGTGATAATAAGTGAGTGCCATAGCATGAAGGATCTCACTTGGACATTGTTTGCTCCAAATCTTGTCTCCCTACACATTGAAGATTCAAGACAAGTGGAagaaataataaacaaagagaaagcaaCAAAACTTACAGGTATTACCCCATTTCTGAAACTAGAATTCTTAGTTGTCAAAGATTTGTCGAAGCTGAAGAGTATCTACTGGAGTCCTCTCCCCTTTCCATTTTTGAGGCGCATAGTTGTATTGGATTGCCCAAAGCTGAGAAAGCTTCCCTTAAATGCTACAAGTGTCCCACAAGTTGATGAATTTAACATTGTAATGGAGGGAACTGAGCTTGAATGGGAGGACGAAGATACTAAAAATCGATTATTGCCTTCATTTAATCGGGTAATTTAATGATtactcttcttcattctcttatGCTTGTGTTATAAGTTTCTTGTTACTAGTGTTGATCGGGTAATCATTTCTTTTAATCAAActgagttatttttatttttattttatcctctgcaaaaaaaaatatttctgcAAAAATGGATCGCATAATAGAATATGTTGCGCTTCTCAATTTCAATGCTTTCCACAAAAGTGTTACTAAcacattctttcatttttttcccaCAGGATTCGGACTTTTAGGTCTAAAGATCCATTACTCAGGATTAGGAATCCACGCTTCTTCTACTTTCGATTGCTTTCTGTTGTTCATTTGGATTTAATGTTGAATCCCCTAAACCGTACCTAAGTCTCTGAATATACTAAATAGAGTGctttgtttccataaatagggATGAGAGCTCGTTTGTGAGACTCATCCTAAAGAAGAGAGCTTTTGGAGGTTTTCATATCGGGCTAATTTGGTTTAATAGAAGTTCTGTCATTGGCTATTCTTGGATAGTTCCCAAAACTGGTCGTGTATCCTTTCTCCAAACAAAACAGAACGAACATTTCTAACAAAACTAGTTGCGAACCTCTTCCAaaataggaaaacaaaatcttccccatcttcttcctcgtacCCAagcagaggatgatgatgatcttcatCAAGATCATCGTCCCTTGAacccaaaataatatttcaaatagAACTTGTTTcttgtatataattttcttaaagcAAATAGAAAGAAATGAATGATTTATTCTCTAGTTCGTTCAAGAAGTACACGGACCTGAAGCAACAGGCCCAAATGGACGATATCGAGGCAGGTAAAGAGACGATGAACCTCGATAAGTTCTTCGAGGATGTCGAAAATGTCAAAGATGACATGAAAGGCGTAGAGACTCTTTACAAGAAGCTTCAAGATTCGAACGAGGAGTGCAAAACGGTACACAATGCCAACAAGGTGAAGGAACTCCGAGCAAAGATGGATGGAGATGTCTCTCAGGTCCTCAAGAGAGTCaagatcatcaaacaaaaactcgAGGCGCTTGAAAAGGCAAATGCTAATAGCCGTAATGTCCCTGGTTGTGGCCCTGGCTCTTCCACCGATAGGACCAGGACGTCTGTTGTTAGTGGACTAGGGAAAAAGCTTAAGGACTTGATGGATAGTTTTCAAGGTCTGCGCGCACGGATGAACGCTGAGTATAAAGAAACCGTAGAACGCAGGTGAATATGATCTTTCTCCATTTAACCCCTAGCTTCTTGTACTTAAAATAGAAGTTTGGTGTGTTGACGTACCAAAACATTGGAATTGTTGCAGATATTTCACAATAACCGGAGAAAAGGCAGACGAACAAACGATTGAGAACTTGATTTCGAGCGGTGAAAGCGAGAATTTTCTCCAGAAAGCGATACAAGAACAAGGGAGAGGCCAAATATTAGACACCATATCAGAGATTCAAGAGAGACATGACGCGgtaaaagagatagagaagaatCTTATAGAGCTTCACCAAGTGTTCTTAGACATGGCGGCTCTGGTTGAAGCACAAGGTCAGCAACTAAATGACATTGAAAGCCACGTGTCGAAGGCTAGCTCGTTCGTGAGAAGAGGGACAGACCAGCTTCAAGATGCAAGAGAGTACCAAAAGAGCTCAAGGAAATGGACTTGTTATGCCATTATTCTTTTCATCGTTGTTTTCGctttgcttctcataccactctTACCTCATATTATGCTCTTGTTGAAGTGAGTTTTTGGATAGAATCTTGTCTATAATTATTTGTCTCATCTTAATTTCAATggtaattttagttttttatacCTTTTTAAGAGCGGGCTATCTATTCTAAAATCTTTATTAatctgaacaaaaaaagaagaaataaatcttCATAagtattatttgaaaataagcAAATTTTGTAGCGATTTGTGTATTTGAAGCGATTAGATGGGTTTTGAATTTCATAGTAAACTTGGAAAAAATGCTTATCAAATCCACGAAGTCAAATTTAACTTTGCAATAGAAATTTTATGCTATTTTCTAAATAATGTCATTAGAAGAAATTGAAtgtcaaatttatataatttcttagTTCAAATGACTAagtaatcaaaatcataaaatttttttgacacatATTGACATCAAGTTAGTAATAAAACCTACGATATATGGAAAAACTTTTATATAGCTAACATGCAAACAATTtctatagaaaatattaacattatTGGTAAGAAATAGCTCTAAAATATTtctgtatatattaattatcataagtAAGCGTATTGTTAAGTATCTTCTAAATATAAACCagtctttttttcaaaaaagtcaAATTTACAATGTATTAGTTCAAATTATAATCTgtcaaaatcataatttattttttgacacATATTTGAATCAACTTAGTAATAAAACCTttaatatatggaaaaaaaatttatatagctaaatgtatacaatttttatagaaaaatattaattgtattGGTAAGAAATAgctctaaaatatatatgtatatatttattaattaacataaacaCACACTATTAAGTTTCTTCTAAAGATAATCCagtcttttttataaaaagtcaaatttctaattaattagctCAAAATACAAAGTAACAAATTATTATCTGTCAAAATCATAATTTCTTTTGACACATATTGGAATCAAGTTAGtaataaaactaacaaaatatggaaaaagTTTTATACAGCTAACATGCAGACAATttctatacaaaatattaattttattggcAAGAAATAGCTCTAAAGTTTTTtgtaaacattaattaattaatatatagaaataaatatattgttaagtttcttctaaaaataaacaagtcttttttgtaaaagtcaaatttataatatgataattattatatttcttaaatgacaaaaggaaagaaatctagaattgactaaaacaaaagcaaatgaTAATCAATATTTCTTTCCCataatataatctatatatatcatatcttcTTACTAGTGAAATCTCAAACCCATAGCTTCTACTTCTAAGATAAGAGAAATGGAAGGATCCTCAAATAAGATCACGAAACTTACTCAGTCAATTCCTGACGATCTGGTCGAGCACCTCATCTCCATGTATCTTCCAGTGCAATCTCTTTTACGAAATCGTACTCTGTCCAAAAGATTTGTGAATACAGCTATACAATCTCGTGACCTCGATTTCAGTGGAATATATTCTAAAAGACGTCGTAGTCAGTCAGAGGCTGTGAGCATCATCGAGAAAGTATTCAATGAATACAAAGGATCGGAGATTGACAAATTCGTTTTGGTTATCAATCATCTTGGTGTAGAAGATAAAGTCATCTCATGGATCAATACATGTCTTGGTAAAAACATCAAAGATATCGTCCTAGATTTCTCCAAATCCAAAAAAGTTATGGAGATCCCGATCAATTTCTCGGACTTGAAAGTCTACAAGATTTGAAGCTGCGTTCATGTAAATTTGAGATACCTGACAATACTCCGAAAGGTTTAAGGCTCTTGAGGATGCTCTCACTTAGGCGGAGTGAGTTGAAGAAAGAGACGATAGTTGCAATTTTCAGCAACTGCTTCCACCTCGAGTCGTTGGAACTAACCGAATGTTGGATGGATGGTATGTTGAACATCCAGGCTCATAATCACAAGAAATTTCAGTCGCTTGTTTTGTCTTCTACGCGAGGGCTTTGGAACATCCATTTGGATGCACCCTCTTTAGAAATCTACAAATACAATGGATATGTCATTCCATTTAACTTTGTGAGAACAGATGCACTTAAAGACATAAACCTCCATTATAATCGGAACTTTAGTCCGACTTATTACGATTCAAGTTACTTGGTGGTTATTAACATGTGTTTCTTTACAAACGTTTCTGTCCtcgcaacaacaacaatctttcTTGAGGTAAATTATATTCTTTCTCAATCTAATACGTATATCTTTTTCCTTTCAAGTTTATTATATTCGCACATTTATTAGATTCATAATTAGTTTttgatatattgattttgtataATGAGATTTCCTTCACTACATAAGAAATACTTCAAAAGAGTCATAGTTTTATTATACTAATAGTCCATTTTGatttgacataaatattcactAAATCTTTagatacttatttttttgttacatgcATAACTCTTAAAGTGGTTGGAGTTTAGTATAATTTGTATATCTCTTTGGATGATCGATAGAGAATGTTCATCATATATAGATgacaatgcaattttcaaatattttttgccACCTCTGATTGTCcctattttcttttgttcataaTCATTATATGTAGGCTCTCACCTATAAACACGTAGGAGGAGGAAAACTCGAAAAGCTGCCTTTCAAGTTTGAGAACTTAACAAAATTGAAGATAACTTTTAAAGCTCCTACGTTTTGCACTCTTTTCGACATCGCTGAATTCCTCAAAGAATGCCCTAGACTCGAAGGAGTTGTGATCGACGtacctctctttttttctctctctctatatatctcTCACCCCCACCAATGAGCTGTGTTTAATATATGCAGATTCACAATTTCACCTTCGCACCTCATTTGCCTTTCTGGGAGACTGATCATAAGGATGAAATTCAGACTAACTCGAACAACAAGTACCTTTTGGGGTTTCTCAAGAAAGTCAAGATTTTCGGATATAAAGGCTACCCGCATGAGCTTGATATCATGGAGTTCTTTGCCAAAAATGCACCATCTCTAGTGAAGTTCAAGTTGGTGATATCTAAAAAAGAGAAGATCAATGCTTGCGTACCAGATTATGCAAGACTAAATTTCATTAATAGCATATTTCCTGGGATCAAAGTTACTAAAGCTTGAACTCAGGTTGTTCCGGAACAACTATGCCAAACTATCGTAAatcttttgatgtgtttgaaACATCACAGCTCTCAAgatacaatttgttttttttttctttcttctgatctTCTCTCTGATTTGAACTGGCTTTGTTTCTTTATTGTTTATCTTCTATTATgaattctttcttttacttaagatttgattttatttgggATTATTGGTGTTGTTGCTTTTAGACTAATATGCTAACATATTTTTATACTCATGCGCTAAAAAGTGTTGATCTATCTATTATTAAAGTTTATACTTTCGATTtaatgaagttaaaaaaaaaagttgctgaCGTTTGCTCTCACTCTGCCTGATTAAGAATACatttgcataatattttatagattatcTCATTTATGTATCTTTGAAACTGGATCGATACGATTACTGTGAGAGCTgttctctatataaacatatgtatcataactttttattaatGTGAGAGCAATACGATTTTTTTGCATCATACTCTTAAAAACACGTTTCTTTGAAAGTGTTTGCTGAAAGCTGAGACATTATGCAAGTCTTCATCAAATGCAAAGTAAGGACTAAGGAATGGTGCAAAGGCGAGATTTTGGCGTGAGAAATGGACGTGGAAGGCATCTGGCTAGATCATTGCCTCCCCTAAGTAAGGACAAGCTCTCCCCGTCCAAGTTCTTTTGTCCACTATTCAAATTCCCACAAAAATTCAGCAGATGCGGTATCTTTTGAGTGGAGGGTTATTGATGGAAAATCTTACAAAGGATACTCCTCTTACAAAACATGGGAGAAACTTAGGCCAAgggacaaaacaaaagattggaCAATGGACACCTTTGGTCTAGTTTAAGGGACGTACCCCAAAACATGCATTCAATATGTGGATCTCAACCTTGATAAGCTTCCAACAATGTGATGTCTTCTTGGGGTCTTCAAGTTTCTACAAGTTGCAACCTTTGCTCTGTCGCTATCGAGACCATATATCATTTGTTCATTGACTGTATCAAGACTGAGctaatcagagaagaagaagtagttgagcttagagagagagagagagtgagtcaTCAAGAGATAAGAAAAGTTTGTTATTTCTCATTAATGATCTCAATGTATAgtgttaactatatatatacaagtatactCTAAGCTAATTATAATCTGAGATACATTAACATGTATCTAACAAGTAGGAAACTGTAAGAACTGACTGAGATGATGACCAACAAAACATGTTGacacaagaaaaaatcatagaTACGTGTTGTTGTAGTGGTCAAGAATCTCATTGTTAGGTTTGTTGAATCGAGCAATAAGAAAATCTCGTTAAGCTAAAGAAAAAACTGACCGTTGATTCAGAAATCGACACCTTCTGCCTCCTTGATAGCCGCACCACTAAGGTGGCTGAGCCGATCCGAGAAGAGGGCGGGCCAATCTTTATCAGCGTCATCTGTAAACAGCAACGGTCGGTCTCGATCCCTAACAGAAagcagagaagatgaagaacgaACAAAGCTCCCATCCATTGATTTGTGACAACGAAAGAAGAATGATACTTTAATATTGCCCAATAGGGAGCTCATGGATCAATAATGTCGTTTAGGCCCACTAAAGCCCACAAAAAAATCCATTTCATTGTAGACACCGATCATTAAATCCAATAGTTAAGAGTATATATTAAGAAGATCAGAACCAGTAGTTAAATCAAGAAATACATTGGATGTTTTTATAAACCGGAAAAGTATATAGTAACCGGAAAATGTGTATGTTTCTATATCATTTTAATATGGTAtagtgtttatatatttaattgttgattacaattattttaatagaaaaagttgaccaacaatataattttgacaaattcttaaaattttcaaattaagaTATtctaattatatacaaaaataaattcctTACTTAAAGAGATGTACTGATAATTAGTTAACTCAACTAATGGCATGCATATTTGTTGCCTGTTGAATAAGATTGAGGGATAAGGtagatatattaatatatatatggaccTTGATTAACTCAATAAATAACATAACAGACTAGATTGCATATACCCAAACTAGACACAATcaatatctatataatatactattttagCATAAATAAAGCATTGACATTAAATTGTCCAATCAGTTATTTGCCAATTCAGATATTTCAATAGTTTGAAATAGTAAAAACTTCTTATACTAAAAGAGATGTACATAGAACTAATTAATATGTTAGATAAATTCATAACAAATGGCATGTATATCATGTtttcaataagattttgaaacacaacaatagaaaaatataacaataatgcAATCATATCTTTGGATCTTGATAATGCAATAACTAAATTGCATAAATAAAAGGATCCccagaaatatataaataaaaatgatctaTGAGATTAACATGAAGAGtaatcaataataattaaattaaaaaaaaaaacaaaaacttattcatCCTAATCTTTTGGTCGGTGATAACTTAAAAGAGTGTTGTGTTGTCTCGTGTGTCAGAGACTCCaaagattttttcttgtttatgcttttcGGGAAtcctaagaaaaacaaaaccgtGTGAGACCGTCGACGAGTAAAGTAAAAACCGTCAAACGAACAACTTGTCGCCACGTCATCCCTTGAACCACCCACGTTGGTTCCTTCTCCGGCTCAGAGTACGCCACGTGTCCTTTCCCAACGGCTAGTTTCCTTACTCATTTTTCTCTCAGCTTTTTTGTTCATTTCGCGCAAAGACTTACATATCAAACAAATCTTTTGGTGATAATCTCATTAACTTATAGGTTTGTCTCCTGCTTCatcaaatcctctgtttctttttacAGAGTctctgaaatttttgtaaagatctgatttttttttgtgctttttgGTGATACAGATCGACGAAAATGGCATTGGGGAAGAAGAGAGTCGTAGCCCAGAAATCGAATTTGAAACATCGTCGAGATGTGGGTGATGGAGGGTTAGGGTTAGAGTTAGAGTTCGTACAGTACAAGAGAGGATTTGGGAGAAAGAGGATTCTGATATCGTCAGGTGATGATGAGATTGTTGGGGATTCGGTTTTTAACTCACCTGTTGGGGAAAGCTCGTCTAAGAAGCTCTGTGATAAAGCTTCTTCTGTTGGAGATTGTCAAAGTCGAGAACTTGAAGATCTTCCACAAGATATTCTGGTTCATTTCTTCACTTAACTCcttttaaaatctctttctGGTTTCTGGGTTTTGTTCATTAGTTGAGATTTCTTGTTAATTTGTCAAGTTTGAATCAGATTTGAGCTAAAAGTTAGaacctttttttgttctgtctcTGAGATTCAAAATCTTATTTAAAATGAGAAAGagttttcgatttttttttttgatttgactCATTTTTATCCGTTTTTGATTTCTGGGTTCTGTTAATTAGTTGAGATTCAATGTTAATTTACGGATTATTAATCAGATTTAGCtgaaatttcatttctttttcttgattttgagatATAAAATCGTAAACTCGTATTTATCCTTCtctgttttctgggtttgttcaTTCAGTTGAAACATTTTTGTTCGTAGAGATTCGGAAAGACATTTTTATTGATAGACCATATGGGTTGTTGTTTACAGGTGAGGATTATATGTGGGGTTGATCATGAAGACTTGAAACAATTGTTTCAGGTTTCAAAGACAATCAAAGAAGCTGTAAGTTATAATATAGCCATCATTGGTTGATTTTGACTGTCCGTTATTAGTTGATATTGGATCTGATAGTTCATTATTTGTGTTTACAGACATCAATCGCAAAGGAGTTACATTTCGCGTATAGTACACCTCGAAAAACCTCGTCTTTCCACCATGGTGGATTCGGTTGGGACAAACCGTTTGATGCAGATAATGATGAAGAGATTGAAGCTCCAGGAGCTCCACTGCAGAAAAGGTACCGCCTTTCCCGGATTAACCGTAACGAGGACGATTCTGGAGTCTCGGTGGCTCTGTTCAACTGAGTCAAACAACTGTGTTTGAGGGTTATACTatcaaactttgtttcttcaagaTCCTTAATTGAAGAAGAGGGTtttaagttatgtttttttttggttcttttggttTGGATAGGTCTGTGTAAATTGTTGTTagatacaaaaagaaagatagGGTTTTGGAAAGGCTTAACTTGTTTAGAAAGGTCACAAGAAACTCTTTGGGAGGAGGGTTCTAAatctttttgtatgtttttgtgcAGTGTGAATATAGAGTTTATTTGGTCTTTACAATGTGAATTTATAATAAGAAATGAATATTTGtgtcatttatatttttagtctCTTGGTTACATTTCAAAGTGTTTATTAATTGATTACACATTACACCCCTAAAACCAGCAAATGTCATCATTCTAGAGGCCGAAGAATCATACCATTTGGGCATAAATGATGTATTGGGCCGAAGCCCTACTTCatattcttttttcctttttctttcataaacaaatacaaatgtAACTAGGGGGTCTAGGAACctgttatttgatttattttgtaagattttgcACGAGATGTACCCTCCAATTCAAGGAGGAACTCgtcaattttcaattttgtatgTGTTGACTAGCATGTATCgcattaaaatcataaaaacccaaGACAAATCGAGTTAAAATTTCACACATAATAAGAACATACAACCATGTGCTTAAAGAGAGTATTCGGTGTGATCTTAGACAATGGAAGTGGAGTCTGgatattaaatttttcttttcgcCAACGAAAAACATATGTTAAAGTTGGGATATTAAATTTTGACATTATTAAATACTTAAACTTAATTTTGTATGACTCATGCAATCTAAAATTTTGCAACCTAAATCTATATATGACTATATAACTACGTCAAAATTAAGTTTAGATGATATACTGACCTATGTGTGTGATTGTAAACCATTATGTCTTATCCAGCAAAAACTATATTCATTATATTGTATGTTCAATGTCGCAAGATAgtaccaaataaataaaaaaaatgtttgtccTTTGTAGGAGCAAAACCACATGTCAAAAGATATTTTTAGCTAGCTACTAAAAGGACTCTATAACCAGATGTTatcacaaaatttgacaaaaatgtTTATCAAACTAGTATAGTTTACAACTTAGCTCTAACGTAATAATTTATGTTCATCTATATTTTTggctttataaaaaaaaaatcaaacttactGTATAATTACCATAATTATACAGTAATCATTAccataagatttatttttctcattcacAAAATTGTTTCAAAGTCTTAGGAATCCCAACCCTAACTAAGATGAGATTGAGATCATCCGTTCGCTATTACCTAATCTTGAGTTAAAAATCTATTgatttataacaaaattttgttttcagataAACAACATTGCATCATCTTCAACTCAATCAGTCAAATCTATTTACCAAATCAAttgtttgaatattaaaaaGTGGATCAGAATGCATAAATAGATTAATACAAATATGGTTAGTTGAAGTTTATATGTGTTGAAGCTTAAGACAACGCTTCTCCTTTGGTTGTTATCAAGCCCTATTAGCCTAGCTTGGACCAAAGATGACTCCCATGTGGACCTTTTTATGTCGTCCCACTAAATTACACAACAAGTCTTCGTCAAGCGATCTCAAGTTATAATCACTTTTGGTTCACgagtttataaataattacTATTTCTTTTTCTGACTCATATAATCTTCAATTATTCTAACAGTTACAATTATCTCATCCGAAAAAGTCAGTAAAAGATAAAAGTTTTGTTTCATCAAGTGAATTCTCTAATCTCTATTGCACAGAACAAAATATGTCTTCACGGGATCTCTGTTTCCTCGATATTATCGTCGTAAGAATATTTACGATTTGATAGTCTTCATGCTTGTGTTTCTCTTGttagaaa is a genomic window containing:
- the LOC104752794 gene encoding syntaxin-124-like isoform X2, giving the protein MDDIEAGKETMNLDKFFEDVENVKDDMKGVETLYKKLQDSNEECKTVHNANKVKELRAKMDGDVSQVLKRVKIIKQKLEALEKANANSRNVPGCGPGSSTDRTRTSVVSGLGKKLKDLMDSFQGLRARMNAEYKETVERRYFTITGEKADEQTIENLISSGESENFLQKAIQEQGRGQILDTISEIQERHDAVKEIEKNLIELHQVFLDMAALVEAQGQQLNDIESHVSKASSFVRRGTDQLQDAREYQKSSRKWTCYAIILFIVVFALLLIPLLPHIMLLLK
- the LOC104752794 gene encoding syntaxin-124-like isoform X1; its protein translation is MNDLFSSSFKKYTDLKQQAQMDDIEAGKETMNLDKFFEDVENVKDDMKGVETLYKKLQDSNEECKTVHNANKVKELRAKMDGDVSQVLKRVKIIKQKLEALEKANANSRNVPGCGPGSSTDRTRTSVVSGLGKKLKDLMDSFQGLRARMNAEYKETVERRYFTITGEKADEQTIENLISSGESENFLQKAIQEQGRGQILDTISEIQERHDAVKEIEKNLIELHQVFLDMAALVEAQGQQLNDIESHVSKASSFVRRGTDQLQDAREYQKSSRKWTCYAIILFIVVFALLLIPLLPHIMLLLK
- the LOC104752797 gene encoding F-box protein At1g61340-like, which produces MALGKKRVVAQKSNLKHRRDVGDGGLGLELEFVQYKRGFGRKRILISSGDDEIVGDSVFNSPVGESSSKKLCDKASSVGDCQSRELEDLPQDILVRIICGVDHEDLKQLFQVSKTIKEATSIAKELHFAYSTPRKTSSFHHGGFGWDKPFDADNDEEIEAPGAPLQKRYRLSRINRNEDDSGVSVALFN
- the LOC104752796 gene encoding LOW QUALITY PROTEIN: FBD-associated F-box protein At1g61320-like (The sequence of the model RefSeq protein was modified relative to this genomic sequence to represent the inferred CDS: inserted 1 base in 1 codon); this translates as MEGSSNKITKLTQSIPDDLVEHLISMYLPVQSLLRNRTLSKRFVNTAIQSRDLDFSGIYSKRRRSQSEAVSIIEKVFNEYKGSEIDKFVLVINHLGVEDKVISWINTCLGKNIKDIVLDFSKSKKVMEIPINFSDXESLQDLKLRSCKFEIPDNTPKGLRLLRMLSLRRSELKKETIVAIFSNCFHLESLELTECWMDGMLNIQAHNHKKFQSLVLSSTRGLWNIHLDAPSLEIYKYNGYVIPFNFVRTDALKDINLHYNRNFSPTYYDSSYLVVINMCFFTNVSVLATTTIFLEALTYKHVGGGKLEKLPFKFENLTKLKITFKAPTFCTLFDIAEFLKECPRLEGVVIDIHNFTFAPHLPFWETDHKDEIQTNSNNKYLLGFLKKVKIFGYKGYPHELDIMEFFAKNAPSLVKFKLVISKKEKINACVPDYARLNFINSIFPGIKVTKA